The following proteins are encoded in a genomic region of Corallococcus silvisoli:
- a CDS encoding HmuY family protein, translated as MSFPGRVVRKSSARWFGTGALAALALAALAAGCSGDECVDAFDCRDKGSAPAGKAYVCNADNKCELRTLTVEPEADAGTDAGTGTDAGTDAGADAGTDAGTGTDAGTDAGTDAGTETDAGTPDGGAQLCRNTVECKEQSIDQLTLKSVVSTGLVTEEGTTAGQFLTYLDGRAGGSNPAQSYTYARFTATGLVKVDIDDLAALDSTAWDIAVRRFVIRVNSGVSGPSCVGVAQTAAGTTFDAVTSVDPGATFASESYFTANTCQYVPDDSGINGPDTGLATYWTYASCLKMTDKVFLLQLADGRHVKLQVVSYYDPAAQTQCNTSGTLPGTSGAAQFRIKWAFLP; from the coding sequence ATGAGCTTCCCTGGAAGGGTGGTCCGGAAGAGCAGTGCCCGGTGGTTCGGCACGGGGGCCCTGGCGGCCCTCGCGCTGGCGGCGCTGGCAGCGGGTTGCAGCGGCGACGAGTGCGTGGACGCGTTTGATTGCCGCGACAAGGGCAGCGCCCCGGCGGGCAAGGCCTATGTCTGCAACGCCGACAACAAGTGCGAGCTGCGCACGCTGACCGTCGAGCCCGAGGCGGATGCGGGTACGGACGCGGGCACGGGTACGGACGCGGGCACGGATGCCGGCGCGGACGCGGGCACGGATGCCGGCACCGGCACGGACGCGGGCACGGATGCCGGCACGGACGCAGGGACGGAGACCGACGCGGGGACACCGGACGGCGGCGCGCAGCTCTGCCGCAACACGGTGGAGTGCAAGGAGCAGAGCATCGACCAGCTGACCCTCAAGTCCGTGGTGTCGACCGGCCTCGTGACGGAGGAGGGCACCACGGCGGGCCAGTTCCTCACGTACCTGGATGGCCGCGCAGGTGGCTCGAACCCGGCGCAGTCGTACACCTACGCGCGCTTCACCGCGACGGGGCTGGTGAAGGTGGACATCGACGATCTGGCCGCGCTCGATTCGACGGCGTGGGACATCGCGGTGCGCCGCTTCGTGATCCGCGTGAACAGCGGCGTGTCGGGCCCGTCCTGCGTCGGAGTCGCGCAGACGGCCGCGGGCACGACGTTCGACGCGGTGACGTCCGTGGACCCGGGTGCGACCTTCGCCTCCGAGTCGTACTTCACCGCCAACACGTGCCAGTACGTGCCGGATGACTCGGGCATCAACGGGCCCGACACCGGCCTGGCCACGTACTGGACCTATGCGAGCTGCCTCAAGATGACGGACAAGGTCTTCCTCCTTCAGCTGGCGGACGGCCGTCACGTGAAGCTACAGGTCGTGTCGTACTACGACCCCGCGGCGCAGACGCAGTGCAACACCTCGGGCACGCTGCCCGGGACGTCAGGCGCGGCCCAGTTCCGCATCAAGTGGGCCTTCCTGCCGTGA